The Aspergillus luchuensis IFO 4308 DNA, chromosome 4, nearly complete sequence DNA window GATTGTCTCCGGCGTGGACCTCCTGGCGGGCGACGATGCCGCGCTGAAGAAGACcctggcggagaagatctcATCTATCGATACGATCAGCCACGTGTACTATGCAGGTATGTAGACCGCTTCCTGATTGCATGCATGTATATCATATTAGTGTGTCTAACCGTGTGGGTTTCAATATCTGTGCAGCATATCGTGCCAGCGATGTCCCCGCCGAAGAATGTCGATTGAATAAGGAGATGCTTCGAGCTGCTGTTCAGACGCTGGAGGCTCTCTCGCCAAAATTGTCTTTTGTTACTCTCATTACTGGCACAAAGGCAAGTCATCTGCATATCCATATTATAAACACATGATCTTTCACGTGTAAGAGGCTAACAACAACCATCACATCCAACAGGCATACGGCGTCTACCTCCTCGACAAATTCCCCTTCCGGAACCAAATACCCTTAAAAGAAGACCTCCCCCGCGTGCCAGCCGAATACGCCAAAGACCTCTTCTACTACCACGAAGTAGACCTGTTGCAAGAGCTCTGCATCGGAAAGACCTGGTCATGGTGTGAAGTCCGTCCGGACGTGATAGTACGTCTCCACCCCTTCCACCACTCCCCCCAAACACACTAACCGAAAACCCATGAAAAGGTCGGCCTCGCCCCCTTCGGCAATGCAAACTGCATGGCTCAAACAATGGGCATCTACCTCTCCCTCTACCGCGCCCTCGAAGGCCCCAATGCCCGCGTTCCCTTCCCCGGCAACAGCACAACCTGGACACTCCAATCAACCGATTCCAACCAAGACATAATCGCGCGGTTCTGCATCCACGCTTCCCTCCAACCACGCGAAAAGGTCCATACCCGAGCATTCAATATCGCGGACAGCGCACGCCCCGTCGCATGGTCCGAGCGATGGCCAATCCTGGCGTCATATTTCGGGTTGGAAGGTGTGGGGCCTGAGGAGGGTTCCTTGCACCCGACGGAGTACATGGATCGGAACTGGGAGAAACTGAGACAACTGTGTAGTAAGAGGGAAGGGGTGAAAGAGGAGGTGATTTATCGCAGTATGCATAATACGGGTGCCAGGATGGGGAGTCTGAGGTTGATGGATTTCGATCGCCCGTTTGATCTAGGGAGAGCGAGGGAGATTGGGTTTACTGAGGAGATGGATACGAGGACGTCGTGGTTTGGGGCGTTTGAGAGAGTTAGAGGGATGGGGATTATGTTGTAGATGGACATTTTCCTCTTTCATTCTGGTCTGGTAGTGTCATATAAGTGTAAAGAGACTATAGGTAATGCTgacgttggtggtggtgtgatTAATTAGGTCACTGGCTATTATACAGAagctttaatataatatgcTGATGAATGTACCAGCCAATCA harbors:
- a CDS encoding SDR family oxidoreductase (COG:S;~EggNog:ENOG410PITJ;~InterPro:IPR036291) translates to MQQSQPSQGHHAIVFGCSGINGWALVNQLLTNYPAPETFSRVTAVANRAFTAEEAKWPTDDRLQIVSGVDLLAGDDAALKKTLAEKISSIDTISHVYYAAYRASDVPAEECRLNKEMLRAAVQTLEALSPKLSFVTLITGTKAYGVYLLDKFPFRNQIPLKEDLPRVPAEYAKDLFYYHEVDLLQELCIGKTWSWCEVRPDVIVGLAPFGNANCMAQTMGIYLSLYRALEGPNARVPFPGNSTTWTLQSTDSNQDIIARFCIHASLQPREKVHTRAFNIADSARPVAWSERWPILASYFGLEGVGPEEGSLHPTEYMDRNWEKLRQLCSKREGVKEEVIYRSMHNTGARMGSLRLMDFDRPFDLGRAREIGFTEEMDTRTSWFGAFERVRGMGIML